In Nocardioides cavernae, a single genomic region encodes these proteins:
- a CDS encoding glycoside hydrolase family 3 protein, with protein sequence MTAEQTSSTDDVRTMALRVLLPGFAGTTLPDDYRALLEQGLGGVCYFGSNTADGPAALAALSAEIRAANPGAVVAVDEEGGDVSRLHTREPSPVLGAAALGGAADLELTEAVGRWVGHELASVGITLDLAPDADVNSDPDNPVIGTRSFGPDPEQVAAHVAAWTRGLQSTGVAACAKHFPGHGDTSTDSHLDLPRIDIDPDTLATRELVPFDAAVEAGTAAVMTSHIVVPAIDPDRPATLSPLVLGMLREVLGFDGVVVSDALDMAGASAVLGIPDAAVQALASGCDLLCLGPDKPATLVLEVRDAIVAAVADGRLTHDRLADAARRVAAMRVPATATHPELPDASRQAGAAASATRVDGELPDLAGAVVVSVDTVANIAVGDVAWGLPPDHRLDPGSLADGLPDVVPHDVPLVVQVRDAGRRPEVLSFLRALAEAGRPAVVVEWGWPSTRDVGLTTISTRGSSAPGVAAVTQLLRGAGWTR encoded by the coding sequence ATGACCGCCGAGCAGACGTCCTCGACGGACGACGTACGCACCATGGCGCTGCGGGTGCTCCTGCCCGGCTTCGCGGGCACGACATTGCCCGACGACTACCGCGCGCTGCTCGAGCAGGGTCTCGGCGGCGTCTGCTACTTCGGCAGCAACACCGCCGACGGTCCTGCCGCCCTCGCCGCCCTCAGCGCCGAGATCCGCGCCGCCAACCCCGGCGCCGTGGTCGCGGTGGACGAGGAGGGTGGCGACGTCAGCCGGCTGCACACCCGCGAGCCGAGCCCCGTGCTCGGTGCCGCGGCCCTCGGCGGCGCCGCCGACCTGGAGCTCACCGAGGCCGTCGGTCGATGGGTGGGCCACGAGCTCGCGTCGGTGGGCATCACCCTCGACCTCGCCCCGGACGCCGACGTCAACAGCGACCCCGACAACCCCGTCATCGGCACCCGCAGCTTCGGCCCGGACCCCGAGCAGGTCGCCGCCCACGTCGCGGCCTGGACGCGCGGCCTCCAGTCGACCGGTGTCGCGGCGTGCGCCAAGCACTTCCCCGGCCACGGCGACACCTCCACCGACAGCCACCTCGACCTGCCCCGCATCGACATCGACCCGGACACCCTCGCGACCCGCGAGCTGGTGCCCTTCGACGCCGCGGTCGAGGCGGGCACCGCGGCCGTGATGACGTCGCACATCGTCGTACCCGCGATCGATCCCGACCGTCCGGCGACCCTGAGCCCGCTCGTCCTCGGCATGCTGCGCGAGGTGCTCGGCTTCGACGGCGTGGTCGTCAGCGACGCGCTCGACATGGCCGGGGCGTCCGCCGTGCTCGGCATCCCCGACGCGGCCGTCCAAGCCCTCGCCTCCGGGTGCGACCTCCTCTGCCTCGGCCCCGACAAACCGGCCACGCTGGTGCTGGAGGTCCGCGACGCGATCGTCGCTGCCGTCGCGGACGGCCGCCTGACGCACGACCGGCTCGCGGACGCCGCCCGTCGTGTCGCCGCCATGCGTGTGCCCGCGACCGCGACCCACCCGGAGCTGCCCGACGCCTCCCGACAGGCCGGCGCGGCCGCCTCCGCGACGCGGGTCGACGGCGAGCTGCCCGACCTCGCCGGCGCCGTCGTCGTCAGCGTCGACACCGTGGCCAACATCGCGGTCGGCGACGTGGCGTGGGGCCTCCCGCCGGACCACCGCCTCGACCCGGGGTCGCTTGCGGACGGCCTGCCGGACGTGGTCCCCCACGACGTACCTCTTGTCGTGCAGGTGCGCGATGCCGGCCGACGCCCCGAGGTGCTGAGCTTCCTGCGCGCGCTCGCCGAGGCAGGACGGCCCGCCGTCGTCGTCGAGTGGGGCTGGCCGTCGACCCGCGACGTCGGCCTCACGACCATCAGCACGCGAGGCTCGTCCGCACCGGGCGTCGCCGCGGTGACGCAGCTGCTGCGCGGGGCCGGGTGGACGCGGTGA
- a CDS encoding ROK family protein translates to MNAVNAALSGTRSVGLDIGGTKTHGVVLGEDGTILAQVRESTRPGADGVVATAERVFQALAREIGGSVDWRVGVGVPGLVDSERGMLRHAVNLDVNGDDLPLRDLLVERLGVPVVVENDVNAAALAACALVEADDVVYLSVGTGLAAGLVVDGRLRRGEHGAAGEIGHLPVDPAGQACGCGQTGCLETIASGRALARAWPTPDGPPAAALFAAAAAGDPAAIAVRDRFCWGVASAVRALGLTIDPERIVLGGGVAEVGEPLREQVVRQLRSLGEGSPFLASLGLADRLSMVPLHYPVAAVGAALVAAR, encoded by the coding sequence GTGAACGCGGTGAATGCCGCGCTGTCGGGCACGCGGAGCGTCGGCCTGGACATCGGAGGCACCAAGACGCACGGCGTCGTGCTCGGCGAGGACGGCACGATCCTCGCCCAGGTCAGGGAGTCGACCCGACCCGGCGCCGACGGCGTGGTCGCGACCGCGGAGCGGGTCTTCCAGGCCCTCGCGCGGGAGATCGGCGGGAGCGTGGACTGGCGCGTCGGGGTCGGTGTGCCCGGGCTGGTCGACAGCGAGCGCGGGATGCTGCGCCACGCGGTCAACCTCGACGTCAACGGCGACGACCTGCCGCTGCGCGACCTGCTGGTTGAGCGCCTCGGCGTGCCGGTGGTCGTGGAGAACGACGTGAACGCCGCCGCCCTCGCTGCCTGCGCACTGGTCGAGGCCGACGACGTGGTCTACCTCAGCGTCGGCACGGGACTCGCGGCCGGGCTCGTCGTCGACGGTCGGCTGCGTCGCGGCGAGCACGGGGCGGCCGGCGAGATCGGCCACCTGCCGGTCGACCCCGCGGGCCAGGCGTGCGGCTGCGGCCAGACCGGATGCCTGGAGACGATCGCGTCGGGACGGGCCCTCGCGCGGGCCTGGCCCACCCCCGACGGACCGCCCGCCGCGGCACTCTTCGCGGCCGCCGCCGCGGGAGACCCCGCAGCCATCGCCGTGCGCGACCGCTTCTGCTGGGGCGTGGCGAGCGCGGTCCGCGCCCTCGGCCTCACGATCGACCCCGAGCGCATCGTGCTGGGCGGCGGGGTGGCCGAGGTCGGCGAACCGCTGCGCGAGCAGGTGGTCCGGCAGCTGCGCTCGTTGGGGGAGGGGTCACCCTTCCTCGCCTCGCTCGGCCTCGCCGACCGGCTCAGCATGGTGCCGCTGCACTACCCGGTCGCCGCCGTCGGAGCCGCGTTGGTGGCCGCTCGCTGA
- a CDS encoding hemolysin family protein gives MEAGTWIDVLLVVGFILVGGVFAATEIALVSLRSGQVERLDTQGGRGHAVASLARDPNRFLSAVQIGVTVAGFFSAAFGASTLAPSFAPVFEGLGAPAPDTVSLVVTTLVVSYLSLVLGELVPKRLALQRSVGVAKLFAPPLGKFATVMTPVIWLLSLSTNLLVRLLGGNPDAAGDEVDEEELRMMISGHEDIPEGERKLVDDVFEAGDRSLSEVMKPRGDVVFLRGDMSLADAVAVIVEQPYTRYPVTGTSFDEVLGYLHLRDVLGRADDSSTTVAAITRELPVLPRTNRVLPSIDQLRSLGAHIALVVDEYGGTDGIVTLEDLMEELVGEIHDEYDTDAEIAASQDPTTVDAGLTIEEFAERTGVELVDGPYETVAGYVLHRLARMGEVGDSVVVEGRPLEVVEVDGHRITRVRLNAAPTQPGEPGGPGEQEERPVGPTPQQQAFADHFATWGLFLPDDAVAAHRDGHLRGRGWLVRFRWREDGTLLVRADHRMTDERLYGIAPDGSDVPTGWEVPHGGVFTPAGATDQEKADARATHAAVWGTYTQAVREAGLDFDHDVPDDLAVGNDRQLWRLDDDAWHSEPLRPKE, from the coding sequence GTGGAAGCCGGTACTTGGATCGACGTCCTGCTCGTGGTCGGGTTCATCCTGGTGGGCGGTGTGTTCGCCGCGACCGAGATCGCGCTGGTCTCGCTGCGCTCCGGACAGGTGGAGCGGCTCGACACCCAGGGAGGCCGCGGGCACGCGGTCGCCTCCCTCGCCCGCGACCCCAACCGGTTCCTCTCGGCGGTGCAGATCGGCGTCACCGTGGCGGGCTTCTTCTCCGCCGCCTTCGGTGCCTCGACGCTCGCCCCGTCCTTCGCACCCGTATTCGAGGGCCTCGGCGCCCCGGCGCCCGACACGGTGTCGCTGGTCGTGACCACCCTCGTCGTGTCGTACCTCTCGCTGGTCCTCGGTGAGCTCGTGCCCAAGCGGCTGGCACTGCAGCGCTCGGTCGGGGTCGCCAAGCTCTTCGCGCCGCCGCTCGGCAAGTTCGCGACCGTGATGACACCGGTCATCTGGTTGCTGTCGCTCTCGACCAACCTGCTCGTCCGCCTCCTCGGCGGCAACCCCGACGCCGCCGGCGACGAGGTCGACGAGGAGGAGCTCCGCATGATGATCTCCGGCCACGAGGACATCCCCGAGGGCGAGCGCAAGCTCGTCGACGACGTCTTCGAGGCCGGTGACCGCTCGCTGAGCGAGGTGATGAAGCCGCGTGGCGACGTCGTCTTCCTCCGCGGCGACATGAGCCTCGCCGACGCCGTCGCCGTCATCGTCGAGCAGCCCTACACCCGCTACCCGGTGACCGGTACGTCGTTCGACGAGGTGCTCGGCTACCTCCACCTGCGCGACGTGCTCGGCCGCGCGGACGACAGCTCGACGACGGTCGCCGCCATCACCCGGGAGCTGCCGGTGCTGCCGCGTACCAACCGCGTCCTCCCCTCGATCGACCAGCTGCGGAGCCTCGGAGCGCACATCGCCCTGGTGGTCGACGAGTACGGCGGCACCGACGGCATCGTCACCCTCGAGGACCTCATGGAGGAGCTCGTCGGCGAGATCCACGACGAGTACGACACCGACGCCGAGATCGCCGCGTCCCAGGACCCGACGACCGTGGACGCCGGGCTGACGATCGAGGAGTTCGCCGAGCGGACCGGCGTCGAGCTCGTGGACGGGCCCTACGAGACCGTCGCCGGCTACGTGCTCCACCGCCTCGCCCGGATGGGTGAGGTCGGTGACTCGGTGGTGGTCGAGGGCCGTCCCCTCGAGGTCGTCGAGGTCGACGGCCACCGCATCACCCGCGTACGCCTGAACGCAGCGCCCACCCAGCCGGGGGAGCCCGGCGGGCCTGGCGAGCAGGAGGAGCGGCCGGTCGGGCCGACGCCCCAGCAGCAGGCCTTCGCCGACCACTTCGCCACCTGGGGGCTCTTCCTGCCCGACGACGCCGTCGCCGCGCACCGCGACGGGCACCTCAGGGGGCGCGGGTGGTTGGTCCGGTTCCGCTGGCGCGAGGACGGCACGCTCCTGGTGCGGGCCGATCACCGGATGACCGACGAGCGGCTCTACGGGATCGCCCCCGACGGCAGCGACGTACCGACCGGATGGGAGGTGCCACACGGCGGCGTCTTCACCCCGGCGGGTGCCACCGACCAGGAGAAGGCCGACGCGAGGGCCACGCACGCCGCTGTCTGGGGCACGTACACGCAGGCCGTCCGCGAGGCCGGGCTCGACTTCGACCACGACGTCCCGGATGACCTGGCGGTGGGCAACGACCGCCAGCTGTGGCGCCTCGACGACGACGCGTGGCACTCCGAGCCGCTGCGCCCGAAGGAATAG